The following is a genomic window from Leptidea sinapis chromosome 1, ilLepSina1.1, whole genome shotgun sequence.
tattttgaataaaaatatttgtatttgaactTGTAGTCCCACCGCGTTGTGCCCGTAGCGCCTGGCACATACAGGACAGCCTGTATAAGGGTGCATACAAGTAATTATCATGCTCAACCCAAGTTAATCTTCATTTGCCGCGCGAACCAATATATTGATATTAACTTAGTAGAACGCCGATCCAGCTTGAACAGCCCGCGACAACTAGACGGACCAGAtcaattttgtaaaacaaatagccataactttaaaaattctgGCACATGGAGGCTTCTGAAATACTAGCCTGCAATACCTTTTTCGAGTATCAAAACAgtcaatttcattaaaatcaatatCATAATCATAAAGAGGTGTTTTATTATGTACGATACCGAAAAGTAACGTTGCTAAGTGCAGACGCCTCCGAACTTCCATATTAAGTAAATTGGCTTCTTTCAAATATGGAGTAATGTGGTGCCTGGGCGGTATATTACAACAGAATGAGCGCACGCATTTTGCACTCGAACTTAATTAAATGCGATTCTTAATCATTCTTAACATTGTTTCTGTTTGAAGGGCGCCAAGTGACAAGGCCAATAATGAcattcaatacattttttttgtaagaaaatatatttattgacaaaaatggatacataaaaatacaaaatagcaGCGCTTTCCGCACCAGGCATGCCTGTATCGCGGAAAACAAGtgaacatacaaatacaattaagttaCATACATAACGTCATTGTACGAAGCTTAACATCATTagacgaacgcaattgcatTCAAAGTTTGTGATTAGATAATCCTGAACGACATTGCAGCAACAAGCTGAGAATATAAACGATTTGTATTGCATTGACTTTGTTGATTAGTTAGCGCTGTTGTTTGTATATGTGTATGGCCCGACGTAATGCGGAACGTGTTCTGTTGCAGCGATAGGCAGGACGCTTATCCCGCGGTACTTCCGCAGCATCTACGAGGGCGGCGTGTCGGAGCTGTACTACACCATGCGGCAGCCCAAGGAGTCCTTCCACAATACCAGTATCACGCTGGACTGCGACCACTGCACCATGGTCACGCACCACGGCAAGCCCATGTTCACCAAGGTGAGCCTCAAGTGACAGTGGCGCTAGCCCGCCAACGATTTTCTAACGATACCACTGAGCACCAGAGTCGATATCTCCATTGTGACAGTTTCGATTCTGGCACCCGCCATTAATTTTGGCACAGAATATCCCGAGGCGTGCCTAGTAAGTCGAAGTAATCGgaagaattttgaaattcgaCAGGTAATCCGAGTGAGTCGATCTGAAGCAGTTAGAAATACGCACGCCTCACTCAATTTCTGGTTTTAGGAAGAGCTATTTCCCTTTGaacttataatatatacgaataatgtaggtatagtTTTGAATAGGTGGATTAGAAACACTCTATACAAAAGTTTACAAAAAATTGCGCTGGAACGTAACAGTACTTGCCGTACGCCATAGTGAGTagttataaacatttgtattattataggCGTTGACAATGTACAAGTGCTAtatacgcgcctcaatagggctgctggaaacccaagcgctggtagctatttcggtcaacagatcagtCTAGCTATCCAATGCAGAAatctgccagtattcttggtacacttccccataGTTACAGTTTTAATTCAAAGCAATCATAggtagtattataaatataattataagattgttttgtattatatatttatattatagttaacaaTTTGATCTATGTTATGTTAAGAAGCTTCGTCTGCCCGGTTCCAGTATGGCCTGAGTCTTAGCACATCTAAAAAGAAATCTGAGAATGCAATGTATGAAGTGCCTGTATTTTGATCGACGCTCGAAGGAGCGTCGATCAAATTACAAAAGGAATCTTTTGGAGCGCAGTTGCCATGTCGCTCTGAATTTTTAgcttttcaagagtcctgagcggccaTGCTTGTAATGGGTTATGGTCAAGTTTCGTAAAGTTGGTAATAACAAAACGGAGGCGTAGTTAAAGTTAATATATAAGAAGAGTCTAATGTAGTGAGATACATAGTTCTTCCTCTTCATTAAATAACTTAGGGACCTTTAatcttacatcatatttttaactGCAATGCAACGCATCTATTGACTCATGGTGTCCACGGACGGTTGCCTCATCACTACCCATCACGTAAGCCTCCtgcccgtttgccctctcttaTAACAAAAGAAAGAATCCAACTTGGCAATAAGTATCACAATCTGCACTTAGATTGCAGATCTTTTGGAGCGGATGTGGCTGGAATCTTGTAGAGTGACGGTCACAAGTCACCAGTTGgatgctttgcacaggatgccggctagattatgggtaccacaacggcgactatttctgccttgaagcagtaatgtgtaagcattactgtgtttcggtctgaagggcgccgtagctagccgtagcctattgctattatctccctgctctccaaaatcatggagatcataattagccgccagcccttggtatacctagagggtcaccagttgatcaacgaccgacaatacggctttcgccatggtcggtcggcaggtgatcttctggtatacctaacacatagacgggcggcggctattgaaagcaaggggaaaggccgtgtatggcacaaggcgctcctctcaaaacttccatcatttgggcttcccgagagcttgtgcaagtggacctccagcgtcctcactgggcgcagcatacaggtcgttgacgacggatattgctcaaacccgaagcccgtgaatgctggagtgccccaaggctgtgtgctatctcccacgctatttcttttgcatatcaatgatatgttggacaacTCCAACTTGACTAGTGCcgagagaaacttgtgtcttgtcgagtcctctcttgagaaggtcgcggaatggggtaaaatgaaccttgtccaatttaaccccaagATGACtaaagtttgcgcgtttaccactaaaaaaccccccatttgttgtatcaccgctcttcaataatactttccttaaagcctcgcctagttgcggaatactgggtctcgaaatctcgagcgatttacaatttcgtggccatctgaagggcaaagccaaatggCTTTGAAGAAACTtccaagccggcccacattctagcgctctacaaagcgcaggtccggccacacatggagtattgctgtcatctctggtctggcgcaccccagtatcagctcgatccatttgaccgcgtgtaacgtagagcagctcgaattgtcggggacccagtgttctgtgaacggctggattactagacgttgcgtagagatgtcgcttcattgtgtgtcttctaccgcatttatcacggggagtgttccgaagagctgtttaacctgattcctgccgccgaatttcaccttcgcacgacacgccacaagtaaggatatcatccccaccatctggatgtgtggcggtcctcctcagtgcggttttcaaggcgctttcttccacgtacttcaaagctgtggaatgaacttctttgtgcggtgtttccaggacgacacgacatgggtaccttaaaatgaagcgcgtacaccttccttaaagaacggtctcctgtgattcctctggtgttgcaagagattgtgggcggcgatcAATTAATTATCgattaacaacaggtgacccgtacgctcgtttgtcctcctattccataaaaaaaagctagtGTAGActaaacatattatgtctctaggtgacgagcgcatatgttgtgtcgctcagaatttttgaggttgtTCAAGattcttgagcggcactgcattgtaatgggcagggcgtatcaattgctgaacgttctgctcgacttgtcccttattttcatgacaACAGTATGGCAGGTCTCTCGCATGTTGCGGAGATATCAACCTGTGAAGGTGCATTAGTTTGATTACAAGTGTCGTGGGCGCTGTCGGACTGTGCAGGTGTGCACGGAGGGGCGGCTGATCGTGGAGTTCACGTTCGACGACCTCATGCGCATCAAGTCGTGGCACCTGGCCGTGCGCGCGCACCGCGAGCTCATCCCGCGCGCCGCCGTGCTGGCGCCGCCAGACCCCGCGCAGCCTGACCAGCTCGCCAAGAACATCACGCGCCAGGGTATCACCAACGCCACGCTCAACTACCTGCGCCTGTGCGTCATCCTGGAGCCCATGCAGGAGCTCATGTCGCGCCACAAGGCCTACGCGCTCTCGCCGCGCGACTGCCTCAAGACCACGCTCTTCCAGAAGTGGCAGCGGATGGTGGCGCCGCCAGGTAACTATCGCCCCGATACAATATCATAGTGCAGACTGCCTCAAGACCACGCTCTTCTAGAAGTGGCAGCGGATGGTGGTGCTGCCAGGTAACTATCGCCCCGATACAATATCATAGTGCAGACTGCCTCAAGACCACGCTCTTCTAGAAGTGGCAGCGGATGGTGGTGCTGCCAGGTAACTATGGTCCCGCTACAATATCATAGTGCAGACTGCCTCAAGACCACGCTCTTCTAGAAGTGTCAGTGGATGGTGGTGCTGCCAGGTAACTATCGTCCCGCTACAATATCATAGTGCAGACTGCCTCAAGACCACGCTCTTCTAGAAGTGGCAGCGGATGGTGGTGCTGCCAGGTAACTATCGTCCCGCTACAATATTATAGTGCAGACTGCCTCAAGACCACGCTCTTCTAAAAGTGGCAGCGGATGGTGGTGCTGC
Proteins encoded in this region:
- the LOC126966946 gene encoding LIM domain-binding protein 2, with translation MMAPLPPPVDRRHAPYFGQPDYRVYELNKRLQQRTEDSDNLWWDAFATEFFEDDATLTLTFCLEDGPKRYTIGRTLIPRYFRSIYEGGVSELYYTMRQPKESFHNTSITLDCDHCTMVTHHGKPMFTKVCTEGRLIVEFTFDDLMRIKSWHLAVRAHRELIPRAAVLAPPDPAQPDQLAKNITRQGITNATLNYLRLCVILEPMQELMSRHKAYALSPRDCLKTTLFQKWQRMVAPPESQRPASKRRKRKGSAGANAAPAAPAKKRSPGPNFSLASQDVMVVGEPSLMGGEFGDEDERLITRLENTQYEGDADWSNPPHSPPKSPAH